A region of Halanaerobiales bacterium DNA encodes the following proteins:
- the codY gene encoding GTP-sensing pleiotropic transcriptional regulator CodY: MNSLLERSRKINRLLQRSGGRAVDFAEMADVLRNAINCNVYIASKKGKILGFSLLDDFECDIMEEEVIDKGKFPEGYNKGLLRTRNTKENIEQKDGKCVFKEGEDCLYENKLTTIVPVLGGGDRLGTLVLARYGEEFTDEDIILAEYGASVVGMEILRSRSEKIEEEARKKAAVQIAIDTLSYSELEAIEHIFEELDGEEGLLVASKVADRVGITRSVIVNALRKFESAGVIESRSLGMKGTYIKVLNDYLLEELEKLKA; encoded by the coding sequence ATGAATTCATTATTAGAAAGAAGTAGAAAGATAAATAGATTATTACAAAGATCTGGAGGAAGAGCAGTTGATTTTGCAGAAATGGCTGATGTATTAAGAAATGCTATAAATTGTAATGTATATATAGCAAGTAAAAAAGGTAAAATTCTTGGATTTAGTTTATTAGACGATTTTGAATGTGATATTATGGAAGAAGAAGTTATTGATAAAGGAAAATTTCCTGAAGGTTATAATAAAGGATTATTACGAACTAGAAATACTAAAGAAAATATTGAACAAAAAGATGGTAAATGTGTATTTAAAGAAGGTGAAGATTGCCTTTATGAGAACAAACTTACTACAATTGTTCCGGTTTTAGGTGGAGGAGACAGATTAGGAACATTAGTATTAGCTCGCTATGGTGAAGAATTTACTGATGAAGATATTATTCTTGCTGAATATGGAGCTTCTGTAGTTGGTATGGAAATATTAAGATCAAGAAGTGAAAAAATAGAAGAAGAAGCCAGAAAGAAAGCAGCTGTACAAATTGCGATTGACACATTATCTTATTCTGAATTAGAAGCTATAGAACACATTTTTGAAGAATTAGATGGTGAAGAAGGACTACTTGTAGCAAGTAAAGTAGCTGATCGAGTAGGTATTACCAGATCAGTTATTGTTAATGCTCTGCGTAAGTTTGAAAGTGCTGGAGTTATTGAATCACGTTCCTTAGGAATGAAAGGGACATATATTAAAGTATTAAATGATTATTTGCTTGAAGAGTTAGAAAAACTAAAAGCTTAA
- a CDS encoding chemotaxis protein CheC: MANDDLIQNLTEMQKDALKEIGNIGAGNAATAFSQFLDCKIDMTVPSAEVLSLSEVPEVTGNADQDVIGILLQAMGEAPASLLFLLSEDSAKRLLQSILNKEIDLDNIDEMEISAIKEIGNILSGSYLSALNKLTGFNLIQSVPGFAHDMAAAVISSSMVPLSQASDYTLLIETKFLDGDHEIEGYFMLIPHLGSLEKILNSLGIET; the protein is encoded by the coding sequence ATGGCTAACGATGATTTGATACAAAATTTAACTGAAATGCAAAAAGACGCTTTAAAAGAGATAGGTAATATAGGTGCCGGAAATGCCGCTACTGCTTTTTCTCAATTCTTAGATTGTAAAATTGATATGACAGTACCTTCTGCTGAAGTATTGTCCCTTTCTGAAGTGCCGGAAGTTACAGGAAATGCAGATCAAGATGTAATTGGAATATTATTACAGGCGATGGGAGAGGCTCCAGCAAGCCTATTATTTTTATTGAGTGAAGATAGTGCAAAACGACTTTTACAGAGTATATTAAATAAAGAAATTGATTTAGATAATATTGATGAAATGGAAATATCTGCTATCAAAGAAATAGGTAATATTTTAAGTGGCTCTTATTTAAGTGCATTAAACAAATTAACAGGTTTTAATTTGATTCAATCAGTACCTGGGTTTGCTCATGATATGGCTGCTGCTGTTATAAGTTCATCAATGGTCCCTTTGTCTCAAGCAAGTGACTATACTTTACTTATTGAAACTAAATTTTTAGATGGTGACCATGAAATTGAAGGTTATTTTATGCTTATCCCACACTTAGGTTCTCTTGAAAAAATACTAAATTCTTTGGGGATTGAAACTTAG
- a CDS encoding chemotaxis protein CheW, protein MLSNFSDKSEDNSASVNQYVVFVIDEQNFGVDITQAKEIINQTELTSIPNAPDFVEGVTNLRGEIVPIINLDKRLGINNFDRKKESKIIIVEFENTLVGMEVEDVEGIIRLNTENIGKAPKITQGVNQEYISGVGKLDDDNKLLILLDLNKILTRDEIKQLENIETENN, encoded by the coding sequence ATGTTATCAAATTTTAGTGATAAATCTGAAGATAATTCAGCATCAGTAAATCAATATGTTGTATTTGTAATTGATGAACAAAATTTTGGGGTAGATATTACTCAGGCTAAGGAAATAATAAATCAAACTGAATTAACATCAATTCCTAATGCTCCAGATTTTGTTGAAGGTGTTACTAATTTGAGGGGAGAAATTGTTCCTATTATTAATCTTGATAAAAGACTGGGAATAAATAATTTTGATCGTAAAAAAGAAAGCAAAATAATAATAGTTGAATTTGAAAATACATTAGTAGGTATGGAAGTAGAAGACGTAGAAGGTATAATAAGATTAAATACTGAAAATATAGGCAAAGCTCCAAAAATAACCCAAGGAGTAAATCAGGAATACATTAGTGGAGTTGGAAAACTAGATGATGATAATAAATTATTGATATTATTGGATTTAAATAAAATTCTTACTAGAGATGAAATTAAACAACTTGAAAACATAGAAACAGAGAATAATTAA
- a CDS encoding chemotaxis protein CheD, with the protein MDKQEHRVKMAEYAISSSPDVLITIGLGSCVGIALYDKRTKIGGLVHIMLPQNKKNLKPAKYADTGIPYMIEKMEKNGAKKRRMVAKIAGGAQMFSMGGEDSGLKVGERNVIKVKEVLKEENIDIVGEDVGKNYGRTMKFYTDSGKVLITSHRKDDNIL; encoded by the coding sequence GTGGATAAACAAGAACACAGGGTGAAAATGGCTGAATATGCTATTTCATCTTCACCAGACGTTTTAATTACTATAGGTTTAGGTTCATGTGTGGGAATTGCTCTTTATGATAAGAGAACAAAAATTGGTGGTCTTGTACATATTATGTTACCTCAAAATAAAAAGAACTTAAAACCAGCTAAATATGCAGATACTGGGATTCCATATATGATTGAAAAAATGGAAAAAAATGGTGCAAAGAAACGAAGAATGGTTGCTAAAATTGCAGGTGGAGCTCAAATGTTTTCAATGGGGGGAGAAGATTCTGGTTTAAAAGTTGGAGAAAGAAATGTAATAAAAGTAAAAGAAGTTTTAAAAGAAGAAAATATTGATATTGTAGGTGAGGATGTTGGAAAAAATTATGGTAGAACAATGAAATTTTACACTGATAGTGGTAAAGTTTTAATCACCTCTCATAGAAAAGATGACAATATTTTATAA